CGCTTTATCTGGTGCATGCCGCCGGTCAGTGGCGCTTGAAGTCGCGGCTGGCGAATGCCGAACGGTCGCTTGCCGACCTTCGCGCCGTGGCGCCGACCGCTCCGCCGGTGGTGACCGCGGCCGATATGGCCGACCCGCATGCAGCGTCGCACGTATCCCCGCCCGACCCGGTGGTCGAAGCGACCGCCCCCACCGCCGCGCCGATGACCCTCGTGTCGCCGCCGCTACCATTCGAGGCCGATAGAAAATGAGTTCGCCGCTATATGTCGCGCTCGACACCCCGGACATTGATCGCGCGCGCGCGATCGCACAGGCGGTGCGGCACCATGTCGGCGGCATCAAGCTGGGCCTCGAATTCTTCATGGCCAATGGCCGCTCGGGGGTGCGCGAAATGGCCGATATCGGCCTGCCGATCTTCCTCGACCTGAAATTCCACGACATTCCCAACACCGTCGCCAAGGCGATCCAGGCGCTGGGGCCACTCGAGCCCGCGATCCTGACGGTCCATGCCTCGGGCGGGCGATCGATGATGGAGGATGCCAAGGCCGCCGCGCCGCTCGGCACCAAGGTGGTCGCGGTGACGATGCTCACCAGCCTCGACGGCGAAGACCTGCACTCGATCGGGCTGCAACGCGACCCGCACGAGCAGGTGGTTCGCCTGACCGAACTCGCGCGCGAGGCGGGGATCGACGGGGTGGTGTGCTCGGGGTTCGAAGTGGCGGCAGCGAAGAACGTGTGGCCGCAGGGTTTCTTCGTCGTTCCCGGCGTCCGCCCCGCGGGCGGCAGCGCGAGCGACCAGAAGCGCGTCGTGACCCCGCGCGCCGCGCTGGATGCCGGCGCGTCGATCCTGGTGGTGGGGCGCCCGATCACCAAGGCCGAAGACCCCGACGCCGCCGCGCGCGCGATCGAAGCGACTCTCTGACCGGGCCACCACGTCCGCCGAAAGCCAATTCATGACGACCGCCAAGATCTGCGGGCTATCGACGCCCGAAACCGTCGCCGCCGCGCTCACCGGCGGCGCGAGCCATGTCGGGTTCGTGTTCTTCCCCCCCTCGCCGCGCCATTTGTCGTTCGACCGCGCACGGACGCTCGCCGAGCCGGTGCCGGAGCATGTCGGCAAGGTCGGGGTGTTCGTCGACCCCGATGATTCGTTGCTCGCCGAGGCGATCGGTGCCGGGCGGCTCGACGTGCTGCAGCTCCACAAGACCCCGCCCGAACGCATCGCCGCGATCCGCGCGCGGCATGGCCTCGACATCTGGGCGGCGATCGCGGTGCGGACGCGCGCCGATCTCGACGTCGCCGCACGCCATCGCGAGCTTGCCGACCGAATCCTCTACGACGCCAAGACCCCCGAGGGCGCTACGTTGCCCGGCGGCATGGGGGTTCGTTTCGACTGGACCTTGCTCGACGGCTATCGCCACCCGCTGCCCTGGGCGCTGTC
The genomic region above belongs to Sphingomonas qomolangmaensis and contains:
- the pyrF gene encoding orotidine-5'-phosphate decarboxylase, producing the protein MSSPLYVALDTPDIDRARAIAQAVRHHVGGIKLGLEFFMANGRSGVREMADIGLPIFLDLKFHDIPNTVAKAIQALGPLEPAILTVHASGGRSMMEDAKAAAPLGTKVVAVTMLTSLDGEDLHSIGLQRDPHEQVVRLTELAREAGIDGVVCSGFEVAAAKNVWPQGFFVVPGVRPAGGSASDQKRVVTPRAALDAGASILVVGRPITKAEDPDAAARAIEATL
- a CDS encoding LapA family protein, whose product is MQFLRTLIWVLLAGIVVAFSINNWVTVPVRLWAGLIADINLPLLLLVAFAIGFVPLYLVHAAGQWRLKSRLANAERSLADLRAVAPTAPPVVTAADMADPHAASHVSPPDPVVEATAPTAAPMTLVSPPLPFEADRK
- a CDS encoding phosphoribosylanthranilate isomerase; the protein is MTTAKICGLSTPETVAAALTGGASHVGFVFFPPSPRHLSFDRARTLAEPVPEHVGKVGVFVDPDDSLLAEAIGAGRLDVLQLHKTPPERIAAIRARHGLDIWAAIAVRTRADLDVAARHRELADRILYDAKTPEGATLPGGMGVRFDWTLLDGYRHPLPWALSGGLDAGNVHDAIRQTRAPIVDVSSGVESAPGVKDVSRIAAFLAAVAKA